A genomic stretch from Myripristis murdjan chromosome 12, fMyrMur1.1, whole genome shotgun sequence includes:
- the setb gene encoding SET nuclear proto-oncogene b — MSASAAKISRKENSNHDGADETSEKEQQEAIEHIDEVQNEIDRLNEQASEEILKVEQKYIKLRQPFFQKRSELIAKIPNFWVTTFVNHPQVSALLGEEDEEALHYLSRVEVTEFEDIKSGYRIDFYFDENPYFENKVLSKEFHLNESGDPASKSTEIKWKAGKDLTKRAGQMSNKAGKKRPHDEPDSFFTWFTDHSDAGADELGEVIKDDIWPNPLQYYLVPDMEDEEGEGDGDGVGDDDDDEEEGLEDIDEGDEEEGEDEDEDGDGEDGEDDGEDD; from the exons ATGTCGGCCTCAGCGGCGAAAATCAGCAGGAAGGAGAACTCAAATCACGACGGAGCGGACGAGACCTCTG aaaaagaGCAACAGGAGGCTATTGAACATATTGATGAAGTACAGAATGAAATTGACAG ATTGAACGAACAGGCCAGTGAAGAAATCTTGAAGGTAGAGCAGAAGTACATCAAATTACGCCAGCCCTTCTTTCAGAAGCGATCAGAACTCATAGCCAAAATTCCCAACTTTTGGGTCACAACATTTGTCAACCATCCACAAG TTTCAGCTCTActgggagaggaggatgaggaagctCTTCATTACTTGTCCAGGGTGGAGGTCACTGAGTTCGAGGATATCAAGTCTGGTTATAGAATAGATTTT TATTTTGATGAGAATCCGTACTTTGAGAACAAGGTTCTCTCCAAAGAGTTTCACTTGAATGAGAGCGGGGATCCTGCTTCGAAATCAACTGAAATTAAGTGGAAAGCTGGAAAG GACCTGACGAAACGCGCAGGTCAGATGTCAAACAAAGCCGGGAAGAAGAGGCCGCATGACGAGCCGGACAGCTTCTTCACCTGGTTCACCGATCATTCGGATGCAGGGGCCGACGAGTTGGGAGAAGTCATCAAGGATGACATCTGGCCAAACCCGCTGCAGTACTACCTG GTCCCCGACATGGAAGACGAGGAGGGCGAGGGTGACGGTGACGGTGTTGGTGACGACGACGATGACGAAGAGGAGGGCTTGGAAGATATCGACGAGggggatgaagaggaaggggaagatgaagatgaggatggcgatggagaagatggagag GATGATGGTGAGGATGATTAA
- the pkn3 gene encoding serine/threonine-protein kinase N2 isoform X1, producing MSGVALQSSGLLDLAQGDILDPEFQQRLEDARTLIRQEIQRELKIKEAAERLRRAVTNRKSASDVEGQLKASNRKLELLHWHLQELNARAMATERNSNTGCSEAPDNMLPDSCRWGNTASPRASRIKSLKKQLTIETKVKQGAENMIQTYTCSSVKDRKMVSAAQQMLQDSRTKIELLRMQIIKVGQAKEEEHEAIDGRSTEIISPLELRIAELRHHLKIESAVAEGAKNVVKQLGGRKIQDRRILAEAQARMQESSHKVDLLRLSLEKRLSELPHDHPECAAIKQELMLGFSPSYDESRKHSDSSSSTSSSSFFKPASLTGRLEVCMMGCQDLLESVPGRCLVASTSAIPGSFIDGKFPKRRAGLSGRSTSCKTKAEELSTEISAVLKVDNRIVGHTHWRQLGKDAWGQSFSIELERSRELEIGVYWRDWRALCAVKFLRLEDFLDNRRHGMCLYLEPQGILFIEVTFINPVIERHPKLQRQRRIFPKEKGKDFLRAGQMNMNFATWGRLMMTMLPACSSLEALSPPFERPHAAPTSITYPQGDAAVMKLNFTEQHPVKLSNHDMGKTANDTALRTTESHNSKGQPMTQFTPNRKEGLQMEAFNCISVLGRGHFGKVLLAEYKKSGKLYAIKALKKGDMITRNEVESLMCEKRIFETINASQHPFLVNLHGCFQTADHVCFVMAYSPGGDLMTHIHTSIFTEKQTRFYSSCVLLGLEFLHLNKIVYRDLKLDNLLMDADGFVRIADFGLCKEGMGYGDRTSTFCGTPEFLAPEVLTDNNYTRSVDWWGLGVLIYEMLVGESPFPGDDEEEIFDSIVNDEVHFPRFLSPDATSLIHKLLQKNPEERLGAGEQDATEVKRHNFFQGVDWDALLAKRVKPPFLPAIKAPQDVSNFDEEFTRLKPVLSLPKTPCFLTTEQQQIFADFDYSSLN from the exons ATGTCAGGTGTGGCGTTACAG AGCAGTGGCCTGCTGGACCTGGCACAGGGGGATATTCTTGACCCGGAGTTTCAGCAGCGGCTGGAAGATGCCCGTACGCTGATAAGGCAGGAGATACAGCGAGAGCTGAAGATAAAGGAGGCCGCCGAGAGGCTGCGGCGGGCTGTCACAAATCGCAAGAGCGCATCTGATGTGGAGGGCCAGCTCAAGGCTTCAAACCGCAAGCTTGAGCTGCTGCACTGGCATCTGCAGGAGCTCAATGCCAGGGCTAtggccacagagagaaacagcaacaCAG GTTGCTCAGAGGCTCCTGACAACATGTTACCAGACTCCTGTCGGTGGGGAAACACCGCATCGCCACGAGCCAGTCGCATCAAATCCCTGAAGAAACAGCTGACCATAGAGACCAAAGTCAAACAGGGGGCCGAGAACATGATCCAGACTTACACCTGCAGCTCTGTCAAG GACCGAAAGATGGTGTCTGCAGCCCAGCAGATGTTACAGGACAGCCGCACCAAGATTGAGTTGCTCCGCATGCAGATTATCAAAGTCGGCCAAGCCAAAGAAGAGGAGCACGAAGCCATAGATG GCCGCTCCACGGAAATAATCAGTCCTCTGGAGCTGCGGATAGCTGAACTCAGGCACCACCTGAAGATCGAATCAGCCGTAGCAGAGGGGGCCAAGAATGTGGTGAAGCAGCTGGGTGGGCGTAAGATCCAGGATCGCCGGATACTTGCAGAG GCCCAGGCGCGGATGCAAGAGTCCTCTCATAAGGTGGATTTGCTGCGTCTTTCCCTGGAGAAGCGCTTAAGCGAGTTGCCTCACGACCATCCCGAATGTGCTGCCATCAAGCAGGAGCTGATGCTGGGATTCTCACCTTCTTATGATGAATCAAGAAAGCACTCAgactcctcttcctctacctcttcttcctccttcttcaaaCCAGCCAGCCTTACAG GGCGGCTGGAGGTGTGCATGATGGGTTGTCAGGACCTGTTGGAGTCTGTTCCAGGCCGCTGTCTTGTGGCCAGCACATCAGCCATCCCTGGGAGCTTTATAGATGGAAAATTTCCAAAGAGGAGAGCCGGCCTGTCAGGACGCAGTACTTCTTGCAAAACCAAGGCCGAGGAGTTGTCCA ctgagATCAGCGCCGTGCTGAAGGTGGACAACAGGATTGTGGGgcacacacactggagacaGCTGGGCAAAGACGCCTGGGGCCAGAGCTTCAGCATTGAACTGGAACGG TCCAGAGAGCTGGAAATTGGTGTTTATTGGAGGGACTGGCGGGCCTTATGTGCAGTGAAGTTCCTGCGCCTGGAGGACTTCCTGGACAACCGACGGCATGGCATGTGTCTGTACCTGGAGCCTCAGGGCATCCTCTTCATTGAG GTGACTTTTATCAACCCTGTCATTGAGCGGCACCCGAAACtacagaggcagagaagaaTTTTCCCTAAAGAAAAAG GCAAAGATTTCCTACGGGCTGGACAGATGAACATGAACTTTGCCACTTGGGGTCGCCTGATGATGACAATGCTGCCGGCATGCAGCTCCCTGGAGGCCCTGAGCCCCCCTTTTGAAAGGCCTCATGCTGCCCCCACATCCATTACCTATCCACAAGG AGATGCAGCTGTGATGAAACTGAATTTCACAGAACAACACCCCGTCAAACTCTCAAATCATGACATGGGCAAGACTGCTAACGACACTGCATTG CGCACCACGGAGAGCCACAACTCCAAGGGTCAGCCCATGACTCAGTTCACTCCAAA CAGGAAAGAAGGGCTGCAGATGGAAGCCTTCAACTGCATCTCAGTTCTGGGAAGAGGTCACTTTGGAAAG GTGCTGCTAGCAGAGTATAAGAAGTCAGGCAAACTGTACGCCATTAAAGCCCTGAAGAAAGGAGACATGATCACACGCAATGAAGTCGAAAG CCTGATGTGTGAAAAGAGGATCTTTGAAACCATCAACGCGTCCCAGCATCCTTTCCTGGTGAACTTGCATGGCTGCTTCCAGACTGCTGATCACGTGTGCTTCGTGATGGCCTACTCCCCCGGAGGAGACCTcatgacacacattcacaccagcaTCTTCACTGAGAAACAAACCCG gttttattcTTCGTGCGTGTTGCTGGGGCTGGAGTTCCTCCACCTTAACAAGATTGTTTATCG TGATCTGAAGCTGGATAACCTGCTAATGGATGCAGATGGTTTTGTCAGGATAGCAGACTTTGGCTTATGCAAGGAAG gtATGGGCTATGGGGATCGCACTTCAACATTCTGCGGGACACCAGAGTTTCTGGCCCCTGAGGTGCTGACAGACAACAACTACACCCGCAGTGTGGACTGGTGGGGGCTGGGGGTCCTCATCTACGAGATGCTGGTGGGAGAG tctcCCTTCCCTGGAGATGACGAAGAAGAAATATTTGACAGCATCGTCAACGATGAAGTGCACTTCCCTCGCTTCCTCTCTCCTGATGCTACGTCCCTCATTCACAAG TTGCTGCAGAAAAACCCTGAGGAGAGGCTCGGAGCGGGAGAGCAGGATGCCACGGAGGTTAAGAGACACAATTTCTTCCAG
- the pkn3 gene encoding serine/threonine-protein kinase N2 isoform X2: MSGVALQSSGLLDLAQGDILDPEFQQRLEDARTLIRQEIQRELKIKEAAERLRRAVTNRKSASDVEGQLKASNRKLELLHWHLQELNARAMATERNSNTEAPDNMLPDSCRWGNTASPRASRIKSLKKQLTIETKVKQGAENMIQTYTCSSVKDRKMVSAAQQMLQDSRTKIELLRMQIIKVGQAKEEEHEAIDGRSTEIISPLELRIAELRHHLKIESAVAEGAKNVVKQLGGRKIQDRRILAEAQARMQESSHKVDLLRLSLEKRLSELPHDHPECAAIKQELMLGFSPSYDESRKHSDSSSSTSSSSFFKPASLTGRLEVCMMGCQDLLESVPGRCLVASTSAIPGSFIDGKFPKRRAGLSGRSTSCKTKAEELSTEISAVLKVDNRIVGHTHWRQLGKDAWGQSFSIELERSRELEIGVYWRDWRALCAVKFLRLEDFLDNRRHGMCLYLEPQGILFIEVTFINPVIERHPKLQRQRRIFPKEKGKDFLRAGQMNMNFATWGRLMMTMLPACSSLEALSPPFERPHAAPTSITYPQGDAAVMKLNFTEQHPVKLSNHDMGKTANDTALRTTESHNSKGQPMTQFTPNRKEGLQMEAFNCISVLGRGHFGKVLLAEYKKSGKLYAIKALKKGDMITRNEVESLMCEKRIFETINASQHPFLVNLHGCFQTADHVCFVMAYSPGGDLMTHIHTSIFTEKQTRFYSSCVLLGLEFLHLNKIVYRDLKLDNLLMDADGFVRIADFGLCKEGMGYGDRTSTFCGTPEFLAPEVLTDNNYTRSVDWWGLGVLIYEMLVGESPFPGDDEEEIFDSIVNDEVHFPRFLSPDATSLIHKLLQKNPEERLGAGEQDATEVKRHNFFQGVDWDALLAKRVKPPFLPAIKAPQDVSNFDEEFTRLKPVLSLPKTPCFLTTEQQQIFADFDYSSLN, from the exons ATGTCAGGTGTGGCGTTACAG AGCAGTGGCCTGCTGGACCTGGCACAGGGGGATATTCTTGACCCGGAGTTTCAGCAGCGGCTGGAAGATGCCCGTACGCTGATAAGGCAGGAGATACAGCGAGAGCTGAAGATAAAGGAGGCCGCCGAGAGGCTGCGGCGGGCTGTCACAAATCGCAAGAGCGCATCTGATGTGGAGGGCCAGCTCAAGGCTTCAAACCGCAAGCTTGAGCTGCTGCACTGGCATCTGCAGGAGCTCAATGCCAGGGCTAtggccacagagagaaacagcaacaCAG AGGCTCCTGACAACATGTTACCAGACTCCTGTCGGTGGGGAAACACCGCATCGCCACGAGCCAGTCGCATCAAATCCCTGAAGAAACAGCTGACCATAGAGACCAAAGTCAAACAGGGGGCCGAGAACATGATCCAGACTTACACCTGCAGCTCTGTCAAG GACCGAAAGATGGTGTCTGCAGCCCAGCAGATGTTACAGGACAGCCGCACCAAGATTGAGTTGCTCCGCATGCAGATTATCAAAGTCGGCCAAGCCAAAGAAGAGGAGCACGAAGCCATAGATG GCCGCTCCACGGAAATAATCAGTCCTCTGGAGCTGCGGATAGCTGAACTCAGGCACCACCTGAAGATCGAATCAGCCGTAGCAGAGGGGGCCAAGAATGTGGTGAAGCAGCTGGGTGGGCGTAAGATCCAGGATCGCCGGATACTTGCAGAG GCCCAGGCGCGGATGCAAGAGTCCTCTCATAAGGTGGATTTGCTGCGTCTTTCCCTGGAGAAGCGCTTAAGCGAGTTGCCTCACGACCATCCCGAATGTGCTGCCATCAAGCAGGAGCTGATGCTGGGATTCTCACCTTCTTATGATGAATCAAGAAAGCACTCAgactcctcttcctctacctcttcttcctccttcttcaaaCCAGCCAGCCTTACAG GGCGGCTGGAGGTGTGCATGATGGGTTGTCAGGACCTGTTGGAGTCTGTTCCAGGCCGCTGTCTTGTGGCCAGCACATCAGCCATCCCTGGGAGCTTTATAGATGGAAAATTTCCAAAGAGGAGAGCCGGCCTGTCAGGACGCAGTACTTCTTGCAAAACCAAGGCCGAGGAGTTGTCCA ctgagATCAGCGCCGTGCTGAAGGTGGACAACAGGATTGTGGGgcacacacactggagacaGCTGGGCAAAGACGCCTGGGGCCAGAGCTTCAGCATTGAACTGGAACGG TCCAGAGAGCTGGAAATTGGTGTTTATTGGAGGGACTGGCGGGCCTTATGTGCAGTGAAGTTCCTGCGCCTGGAGGACTTCCTGGACAACCGACGGCATGGCATGTGTCTGTACCTGGAGCCTCAGGGCATCCTCTTCATTGAG GTGACTTTTATCAACCCTGTCATTGAGCGGCACCCGAAACtacagaggcagagaagaaTTTTCCCTAAAGAAAAAG GCAAAGATTTCCTACGGGCTGGACAGATGAACATGAACTTTGCCACTTGGGGTCGCCTGATGATGACAATGCTGCCGGCATGCAGCTCCCTGGAGGCCCTGAGCCCCCCTTTTGAAAGGCCTCATGCTGCCCCCACATCCATTACCTATCCACAAGG AGATGCAGCTGTGATGAAACTGAATTTCACAGAACAACACCCCGTCAAACTCTCAAATCATGACATGGGCAAGACTGCTAACGACACTGCATTG CGCACCACGGAGAGCCACAACTCCAAGGGTCAGCCCATGACTCAGTTCACTCCAAA CAGGAAAGAAGGGCTGCAGATGGAAGCCTTCAACTGCATCTCAGTTCTGGGAAGAGGTCACTTTGGAAAG GTGCTGCTAGCAGAGTATAAGAAGTCAGGCAAACTGTACGCCATTAAAGCCCTGAAGAAAGGAGACATGATCACACGCAATGAAGTCGAAAG CCTGATGTGTGAAAAGAGGATCTTTGAAACCATCAACGCGTCCCAGCATCCTTTCCTGGTGAACTTGCATGGCTGCTTCCAGACTGCTGATCACGTGTGCTTCGTGATGGCCTACTCCCCCGGAGGAGACCTcatgacacacattcacaccagcaTCTTCACTGAGAAACAAACCCG gttttattcTTCGTGCGTGTTGCTGGGGCTGGAGTTCCTCCACCTTAACAAGATTGTTTATCG TGATCTGAAGCTGGATAACCTGCTAATGGATGCAGATGGTTTTGTCAGGATAGCAGACTTTGGCTTATGCAAGGAAG gtATGGGCTATGGGGATCGCACTTCAACATTCTGCGGGACACCAGAGTTTCTGGCCCCTGAGGTGCTGACAGACAACAACTACACCCGCAGTGTGGACTGGTGGGGGCTGGGGGTCCTCATCTACGAGATGCTGGTGGGAGAG tctcCCTTCCCTGGAGATGACGAAGAAGAAATATTTGACAGCATCGTCAACGATGAAGTGCACTTCCCTCGCTTCCTCTCTCCTGATGCTACGTCCCTCATTCACAAG TTGCTGCAGAAAAACCCTGAGGAGAGGCTCGGAGCGGGAGAGCAGGATGCCACGGAGGTTAAGAGACACAATTTCTTCCAG
- the pkn3 gene encoding serine/threonine-protein kinase N2 isoform X3: MLPDSCRWGNTASPRASRIKSLKKQLTIETKVKQGAENMIQTYTCSSVKDRKMVSAAQQMLQDSRTKIELLRMQIIKVGQAKEEEHEAIDGRSTEIISPLELRIAELRHHLKIESAVAEGAKNVVKQLGGRKIQDRRILAEAQARMQESSHKVDLLRLSLEKRLSELPHDHPECAAIKQELMLGFSPSYDESRKHSDSSSSTSSSSFFKPASLTGRLEVCMMGCQDLLESVPGRCLVASTSAIPGSFIDGKFPKRRAGLSGRSTSCKTKAEELSTEISAVLKVDNRIVGHTHWRQLGKDAWGQSFSIELERSRELEIGVYWRDWRALCAVKFLRLEDFLDNRRHGMCLYLEPQGILFIEVTFINPVIERHPKLQRQRRIFPKEKGKDFLRAGQMNMNFATWGRLMMTMLPACSSLEALSPPFERPHAAPTSITYPQGDAAVMKLNFTEQHPVKLSNHDMGKTANDTALRTTESHNSKGQPMTQFTPNRKEGLQMEAFNCISVLGRGHFGKVLLAEYKKSGKLYAIKALKKGDMITRNEVESLMCEKRIFETINASQHPFLVNLHGCFQTADHVCFVMAYSPGGDLMTHIHTSIFTEKQTRFYSSCVLLGLEFLHLNKIVYRDLKLDNLLMDADGFVRIADFGLCKEGMGYGDRTSTFCGTPEFLAPEVLTDNNYTRSVDWWGLGVLIYEMLVGESPFPGDDEEEIFDSIVNDEVHFPRFLSPDATSLIHKLLQKNPEERLGAGEQDATEVKRHNFFQGVDWDALLAKRVKPPFLPAIKAPQDVSNFDEEFTRLKPVLSLPKTPCFLTTEQQQIFADFDYSSLN; this comes from the exons ATGTTACCAGACTCCTGTCGGTGGGGAAACACCGCATCGCCACGAGCCAGTCGCATCAAATCCCTGAAGAAACAGCTGACCATAGAGACCAAAGTCAAACAGGGGGCCGAGAACATGATCCAGACTTACACCTGCAGCTCTGTCAAG GACCGAAAGATGGTGTCTGCAGCCCAGCAGATGTTACAGGACAGCCGCACCAAGATTGAGTTGCTCCGCATGCAGATTATCAAAGTCGGCCAAGCCAAAGAAGAGGAGCACGAAGCCATAGATG GCCGCTCCACGGAAATAATCAGTCCTCTGGAGCTGCGGATAGCTGAACTCAGGCACCACCTGAAGATCGAATCAGCCGTAGCAGAGGGGGCCAAGAATGTGGTGAAGCAGCTGGGTGGGCGTAAGATCCAGGATCGCCGGATACTTGCAGAG GCCCAGGCGCGGATGCAAGAGTCCTCTCATAAGGTGGATTTGCTGCGTCTTTCCCTGGAGAAGCGCTTAAGCGAGTTGCCTCACGACCATCCCGAATGTGCTGCCATCAAGCAGGAGCTGATGCTGGGATTCTCACCTTCTTATGATGAATCAAGAAAGCACTCAgactcctcttcctctacctcttcttcctccttcttcaaaCCAGCCAGCCTTACAG GGCGGCTGGAGGTGTGCATGATGGGTTGTCAGGACCTGTTGGAGTCTGTTCCAGGCCGCTGTCTTGTGGCCAGCACATCAGCCATCCCTGGGAGCTTTATAGATGGAAAATTTCCAAAGAGGAGAGCCGGCCTGTCAGGACGCAGTACTTCTTGCAAAACCAAGGCCGAGGAGTTGTCCA ctgagATCAGCGCCGTGCTGAAGGTGGACAACAGGATTGTGGGgcacacacactggagacaGCTGGGCAAAGACGCCTGGGGCCAGAGCTTCAGCATTGAACTGGAACGG TCCAGAGAGCTGGAAATTGGTGTTTATTGGAGGGACTGGCGGGCCTTATGTGCAGTGAAGTTCCTGCGCCTGGAGGACTTCCTGGACAACCGACGGCATGGCATGTGTCTGTACCTGGAGCCTCAGGGCATCCTCTTCATTGAG GTGACTTTTATCAACCCTGTCATTGAGCGGCACCCGAAACtacagaggcagagaagaaTTTTCCCTAAAGAAAAAG GCAAAGATTTCCTACGGGCTGGACAGATGAACATGAACTTTGCCACTTGGGGTCGCCTGATGATGACAATGCTGCCGGCATGCAGCTCCCTGGAGGCCCTGAGCCCCCCTTTTGAAAGGCCTCATGCTGCCCCCACATCCATTACCTATCCACAAGG AGATGCAGCTGTGATGAAACTGAATTTCACAGAACAACACCCCGTCAAACTCTCAAATCATGACATGGGCAAGACTGCTAACGACACTGCATTG CGCACCACGGAGAGCCACAACTCCAAGGGTCAGCCCATGACTCAGTTCACTCCAAA CAGGAAAGAAGGGCTGCAGATGGAAGCCTTCAACTGCATCTCAGTTCTGGGAAGAGGTCACTTTGGAAAG GTGCTGCTAGCAGAGTATAAGAAGTCAGGCAAACTGTACGCCATTAAAGCCCTGAAGAAAGGAGACATGATCACACGCAATGAAGTCGAAAG CCTGATGTGTGAAAAGAGGATCTTTGAAACCATCAACGCGTCCCAGCATCCTTTCCTGGTGAACTTGCATGGCTGCTTCCAGACTGCTGATCACGTGTGCTTCGTGATGGCCTACTCCCCCGGAGGAGACCTcatgacacacattcacaccagcaTCTTCACTGAGAAACAAACCCG gttttattcTTCGTGCGTGTTGCTGGGGCTGGAGTTCCTCCACCTTAACAAGATTGTTTATCG TGATCTGAAGCTGGATAACCTGCTAATGGATGCAGATGGTTTTGTCAGGATAGCAGACTTTGGCTTATGCAAGGAAG gtATGGGCTATGGGGATCGCACTTCAACATTCTGCGGGACACCAGAGTTTCTGGCCCCTGAGGTGCTGACAGACAACAACTACACCCGCAGTGTGGACTGGTGGGGGCTGGGGGTCCTCATCTACGAGATGCTGGTGGGAGAG tctcCCTTCCCTGGAGATGACGAAGAAGAAATATTTGACAGCATCGTCAACGATGAAGTGCACTTCCCTCGCTTCCTCTCTCCTGATGCTACGTCCCTCATTCACAAG TTGCTGCAGAAAAACCCTGAGGAGAGGCTCGGAGCGGGAGAGCAGGATGCCACGGAGGTTAAGAGACACAATTTCTTCCAG